In the genome of Limnobaculum zhutongyuii, one region contains:
- a CDS encoding MdtB/MuxB family multidrug efflux RND transporter permease subunit, with amino-acid sequence MSEHPEHGSDKIISGGGPSRQFILRPVATTLLMIALLLAGILGYKSLPVSALPEVDYPTIQVVTLYPGASPDVTTSAITAPLEQQLGQMSGLKQMSSQSSGGASVITLQFQLDLDLDVAEQEVQAAINAATNLLPNDLPYPPIYSKVNPADAPILTLAVTSDGLPMSQVRDMIETRVAQKISQVSGVGLVSLSGGERPAVRVILNPQAVAAYGLDSETVRTAITGANVNTAKGNLDGPTRSATLSANDQMKSLQDYRQLIVFYKDGAPVRLQDIANIEEGAENTQLAAWANQKQAIILNIQRQPGANVITTADEIRDVLPQLTESLPASVKVQILTDRTVTIRTSINDVQFELLLAVILVVMVIYLFLRNVPATIIPSVAVPLSLIGTFAAMYFLGFSINNLTLMAMIIAAGFVVDDAIVVIENISRYIEQGEKPLNAALKGAGEIGFTIISLTISLVAVLIPLLFMGDVVGRLFHEFALTLTIAILISGVVSLTLTPMMCARLLNHESLRKQNRFSLACERFFERVIAGYGRYLTVVLKHQWTTLAVAIGTLGLTVLLYLFIPKGFFPLQDNGLIQGTLVAPQSISFSAMSERQQAVTKILLQDPAIESVSSFIGIDGSNATLNNGRLQINLKPLSQRDDRAPKIIERLQHSVQAVPGITLYLQPVQDLTIEDRVSLTQYQFTLQTMSLDQLTLWVPKLLDRLKQLPELTDVSSDWQDQGLVAYVNVNRDEASRLGINMSSIDNALYNAFGQRLISTIYTQANQYRVVLEQQVDQQRVLDAFDDIYLKNGNGQSIRLTNIATIEQRLGPLSVNRIAQFPSATVSFNLPAGVSLGEATKAITQAEQDLNFPTDITTQFQGATLAFQASLSSTLWLILAAIVTMYIVLGVLYESFIHPVTILSTLPSAGVGALLALMLSGQELDIIAIIGIILLIGIVKKNAIMMIDFALAAEREQGKTPYDAIYQACLLRFRPILMTTMAALLGALPLMLSTGIGAELRHPLGICMVGGLLVSQVLTLFTTPVIYLMFDRLSSHKPLITQPTETSQDGV; translated from the coding sequence ATGAGTGAGCATCCTGAACACGGCTCTGACAAGATAATTTCAGGCGGAGGTCCATCCCGCCAGTTTATCCTGCGTCCGGTAGCAACAACGCTGCTCATGATTGCCCTGCTGTTAGCGGGGATTCTGGGTTATAAATCGCTGCCGGTCTCTGCGCTACCTGAAGTCGACTACCCCACTATTCAGGTGGTCACCCTCTATCCAGGGGCCAGTCCGGACGTAACCACCTCGGCTATTACAGCACCGCTGGAACAGCAATTAGGGCAGATGTCTGGTCTGAAGCAGATGTCCTCTCAAAGCTCTGGTGGCGCTTCGGTTATTACCTTACAGTTTCAGCTCGATCTGGATTTGGATGTCGCTGAGCAGGAAGTTCAGGCAGCAATTAATGCCGCAACTAACCTGCTGCCAAACGATTTACCCTACCCGCCCATTTACAGTAAGGTCAACCCTGCTGATGCCCCTATTCTGACGCTGGCCGTTACATCGGATGGCTTACCCATGAGTCAGGTGCGGGATATGATAGAAACCCGTGTGGCGCAGAAGATTTCTCAGGTTTCTGGGGTTGGTCTGGTTAGCTTATCCGGTGGCGAACGTCCGGCGGTACGGGTTATCCTCAATCCTCAGGCCGTTGCCGCTTATGGTCTGGATAGTGAAACAGTACGCACGGCGATTACTGGCGCTAACGTCAATACGGCTAAAGGTAACCTTGACGGCCCAACGCGCTCCGCCACTTTATCGGCAAACGATCAGATGAAGTCGTTACAAGACTATCGCCAGTTGATTGTGTTCTATAAAGATGGCGCACCGGTTCGCTTGCAGGATATTGCGAATATTGAAGAAGGTGCAGAAAATACTCAATTAGCCGCCTGGGCCAATCAAAAACAGGCGATTATTTTAAATATTCAACGTCAGCCCGGTGCTAATGTTATTACCACCGCCGATGAGATCCGTGATGTATTACCCCAACTAACCGAAAGCCTGCCGGCTTCGGTAAAAGTTCAAATACTCACCGATCGTACCGTCACCATTCGTACCTCAATTAACGATGTACAGTTTGAGCTACTGCTGGCGGTAATACTGGTGGTAATGGTGATCTACCTTTTCCTGCGTAATGTTCCTGCAACCATTATTCCCAGCGTAGCGGTACCTCTGTCATTAATCGGCACCTTTGCCGCCATGTATTTTCTCGGGTTTTCTATCAATAACCTGACGTTAATGGCGATGATTATTGCCGCCGGTTTCGTGGTGGATGACGCTATTGTGGTGATTGAAAACATTTCCCGTTATATCGAACAGGGAGAAAAACCGCTAAATGCAGCACTGAAAGGCGCAGGAGAAATTGGCTTCACCATTATCTCGTTAACCATCTCTTTGGTGGCAGTATTAATTCCTCTGCTGTTTATGGGCGATGTGGTTGGTCGCCTGTTCCATGAGTTTGCCCTGACACTGACAATTGCCATTCTGATTTCTGGTGTGGTTTCTCTGACGCTTACGCCAATGATGTGTGCCCGCCTGCTGAATCATGAGTCTCTGCGTAAACAAAACCGTTTCTCTCTGGCTTGTGAACGTTTTTTTGAACGGGTTATCGCAGGTTACGGTCGCTATCTGACCGTGGTATTAAAACATCAGTGGACCACTCTGGCAGTAGCGATAGGCACACTGGGCCTTACCGTATTACTCTATCTGTTTATTCCCAAAGGCTTCTTTCCGCTACAGGATAATGGTCTGATTCAAGGAACGCTGGTAGCGCCACAATCCATCTCATTTTCAGCCATGTCGGAGCGCCAGCAGGCCGTAACCAAAATTCTGCTACAAGACCCGGCGATAGAAAGCGTCTCTTCATTTATTGGTATTGATGGCAGTAATGCCACCCTGAACAATGGACGACTGCAAATTAATCTCAAGCCATTAAGTCAACGTGATGATCGGGCACCAAAAATTATTGAACGCCTCCAGCATAGCGTACAAGCCGTTCCGGGAATTACGCTCTATCTGCAACCAGTACAGGACTTAACCATTGAAGATCGGGTAAGCCTTACCCAGTATCAGTTCACATTGCAAACCATGTCATTGGACCAACTCACTTTATGGGTCCCTAAATTACTGGATCGTCTGAAACAATTGCCGGAACTCACTGATGTCAGCAGCGACTGGCAAGATCAGGGATTGGTAGCCTATGTGAATGTTAACCGTGATGAAGCCAGCCGTTTAGGTATCAATATGAGCAGTATTGATAATGCGTTGTATAACGCTTTTGGTCAGCGACTAATCTCTACTATCTATACTCAGGCCAACCAGTATCGGGTGGTACTGGAACAACAGGTTGATCAACAACGGGTACTAGATGCTTTTGACGATATCTATCTGAAAAACGGCAACGGTCAGTCAATTCGCTTAACCAATATTGCCACCATTGAGCAACGACTTGGACCGCTGTCAGTTAACCGTATCGCTCAATTTCCTTCGGCTACGGTTTCGTTTAACTTACCGGCTGGTGTCTCGCTGGGTGAGGCAACGAAAGCCATCACTCAGGCTGAACAGGATCTGAATTTCCCAACCGATATTACCACCCAGTTTCAGGGCGCAACGCTGGCATTTCAGGCCTCATTGAGTAGTACACTGTGGTTAATTCTGGCGGCCATCGTCACCATGTATATTGTGCTTGGCGTACTGTATGAGAGCTTTATTCATCCGGTCACCATCCTTTCTACTTTACCCAGCGCTGGCGTTGGCGCCTTACTGGCGCTGATGCTTTCCGGCCAGGAGCTGGATATCATAGCCATTATCGGCATCATCCTGCTTATTGGTATCGTGAAAAAGAACGCCATCATGATGATCGACTTTGCTTTAGCGGCAGAGCGTGAACAGGGAAAAACGCCTTATGACGCCATTTATCAGGCCTGTTTACTGCGTTTTCGCCCTATTCTGATGACCACCATGGCAGCCTTACTTGGTGCCTTACCGCTGATGCTCAGCACCGGTATTGGTGCTGAACTGCGCCATCCGTTGGGGATCTGTATGGTTGGCGGCCTGTTAGTCAGTCAGGTACTCACCCTGTTTACCACTCCGGTTATCTACCTGATGTTTGACCGTTTAAGCAGTCATAAACCGCTTATCACTCAGCCAACTGAAACTTCTCAGGATGGTGTGTAA
- the mdtC gene encoding multidrug efflux RND transporter permease subunit MdtC, giving the protein MKFYALFINRPVATILLTLGIILSGILGFRLLPVSPLPKIDFPVISVSASLPGASPETMASSIATPLERSLGAIAGVNEMTSTSSLGSTRIILQFDMDRDINGAARDVQAAINAAHNLLPSGMPSRPTYRKANPSDAPIMILTLTSDVYSQGELYDYASTQLAQKISQLEGVGDVSVGGSSLPAVRVQLNPQALFNQGVSLDDVKTAISQVNVRKPQGFLKADDQNWQVQTNDEIKTADQYKPIIIHYNNQSAVRLQDVATITDSVQDIRNAGMANGVPAILIMIRRSADANIIDTVDRIRAEMPELQSYIPASINLAIAQDRSPTIRASLVEVERALVIAIALVILVVFLFLRSGRATLIPAVAVPVSLIGTCAAMYLLGFSLNNLSLMALTIATGFVVDDAIVVLENIARHIEAGLKPFEAALKGVGEVGFTVLSMSLSLVAVFIPLLFMSGLPGRLFSEFAISLSVAIGISLVVSLTLTPMMCARLLRARKQERPRSSQGFGRIILALQQGYARTLSWTLDHSRLVLMVFLSTIVLNVWLYMNVPKTFFPEQDTGRLMGFVQADQSISFQAMKKKMEVLMKIVSSDRDVDNVTGFTGGSRTNSGSMFISLKPLSERKDTAQQVISRLRGKLSQEPGASLFLMAVQDVRAGGRQSNAGYQYALLSDDLSTLREWEPKIRTAFATLPELADVNSDQQDKGAEIAITYNRETMSRLGIDVSAANALLNNAFGQRQISTIYQPLNQYKVVMEVAPEFAQDQSALDKMFVINQDGKPIPLSYFAQWVPANAPLSVNHQGLSAASTVSFNLADGYSLSEATAAIERTMTALGVPNTVRGSFAGTAQVFQEMLQSQIFLIIAAIVTVYIVLGVLYESYIHPLTILSTLPSAGVGAILALELFDTPFSLIALIGVMLLIGLVKKNAIMMVDFALTAERQGNMTPREAIFQACLLRFRPIMMTTLAAIFGAVPLVLGSGDGAELRQPLGITIVGGLVMSQLLTLYTTPVIYLYFDRLRLWYKNRRSSPTSTLVTGTNSH; this is encoded by the coding sequence ATGAAGTTTTATGCGCTGTTTATTAATCGTCCGGTAGCAACCATTTTGCTGACATTGGGCATTATCCTCAGCGGTATTCTTGGTTTCAGATTGTTGCCGGTATCCCCCCTGCCGAAAATCGATTTCCCGGTGATTTCTGTTAGTGCATCACTACCGGGGGCATCACCAGAGACCATGGCATCGTCGATTGCTACCCCGCTGGAGCGTTCGCTGGGCGCCATTGCTGGTGTTAATGAGATGACCTCAACCAGTTCATTGGGCAGTACCCGCATTATTTTGCAGTTTGATATGGACCGGGATATCAATGGTGCAGCGCGTGACGTACAGGCGGCTATCAACGCAGCACATAATTTACTGCCCAGCGGTATGCCTTCAAGACCAACCTATCGAAAAGCTAACCCTTCCGATGCGCCGATTATGATTCTGACCTTAACTTCCGATGTTTATAGTCAGGGTGAGCTGTACGACTATGCGTCGACCCAATTGGCACAGAAGATCTCTCAGTTAGAGGGAGTGGGTGATGTTTCGGTTGGCGGTAGTTCTCTGCCCGCAGTAAGGGTGCAGCTTAACCCTCAGGCGTTATTTAATCAGGGCGTTTCGTTAGATGATGTCAAAACTGCCATTAGCCAGGTTAACGTTCGAAAACCACAGGGTTTTCTTAAGGCGGATGACCAAAACTGGCAGGTTCAAACCAATGATGAGATTAAAACCGCTGACCAATATAAACCGATCATTATTCATTACAATAATCAGTCGGCGGTCAGGCTACAGGATGTAGCCACCATCACCGATTCGGTACAGGATATTCGTAACGCGGGTATGGCCAACGGCGTTCCGGCTATTTTGATCATGATTCGACGTTCCGCAGATGCCAACATTATCGATACCGTCGATCGCATTCGCGCCGAGATGCCTGAACTGCAGTCTTATATTCCTGCCTCAATAAATCTGGCCATTGCTCAGGATCGTTCACCGACTATCCGAGCCTCTTTGGTTGAAGTTGAACGCGCATTAGTCATTGCCATTGCGCTGGTGATTCTGGTGGTATTTCTGTTTCTGCGCTCTGGCCGTGCCACACTGATCCCGGCGGTTGCCGTACCGGTTTCGCTGATTGGTACCTGTGCTGCCATGTATCTGCTTGGTTTTAGCCTGAATAACCTGTCACTAATGGCCTTAACTATCGCCACTGGCTTTGTGGTGGATGACGCCATTGTGGTACTGGAGAACATTGCCCGCCATATTGAAGCCGGGCTTAAACCTTTTGAGGCAGCACTGAAAGGCGTCGGTGAAGTTGGTTTTACTGTCCTTTCTATGAGCCTTTCTCTGGTGGCGGTTTTTATTCCCCTGTTGTTTATGAGTGGCTTACCCGGACGTTTATTCAGTGAATTTGCTATTTCGCTATCGGTAGCTATTGGGATTTCGCTGGTGGTTTCCCTTACCCTAACGCCAATGATGTGCGCCCGCTTGTTGCGCGCCAGAAAACAGGAACGACCACGTTCATCACAAGGATTTGGTCGCATCATTCTCGCGTTACAACAGGGCTATGCCCGAACCCTAAGCTGGACACTGGACCACTCCCGATTAGTGTTGATGGTCTTTCTTAGCACCATTGTACTCAACGTTTGGCTGTATATGAATGTACCCAAGACCTTCTTCCCGGAACAGGATACCGGTCGATTGATGGGGTTTGTTCAGGCTGACCAAAGCATCTCTTTTCAGGCAATGAAAAAGAAGATGGAAGTGCTGATGAAAATCGTCAGTAGCGATCGGGATGTGGATAACGTAACTGGTTTTACCGGTGGTTCCCGCACCAATAGCGGCTCCATGTTTATCTCACTAAAACCGCTCTCTGAGCGTAAAGACACCGCTCAACAAGTAATCAGCCGTCTGAGAGGTAAGCTCTCTCAGGAGCCGGGAGCCAGTCTGTTTCTGATGGCAGTACAGGATGTCAGAGCCGGAGGCCGTCAGTCTAACGCCGGTTATCAGTATGCTTTGTTATCTGATGACCTGAGCACCCTGCGCGAATGGGAGCCAAAGATACGGACAGCATTTGCTACGCTGCCTGAACTGGCGGACGTTAACTCTGACCAACAGGATAAAGGGGCCGAAATTGCCATCACCTATAACCGTGAAACCATGTCGCGACTGGGGATTGACGTTTCTGCTGCCAACGCCCTGCTGAATAATGCATTTGGACAACGGCAGATTTCTACCATCTATCAACCGCTGAACCAGTACAAAGTCGTGATGGAAGTCGCTCCCGAATTTGCCCAAGACCAAAGCGCTCTGGATAAAATGTTTGTCATCAATCAGGATGGCAAACCTATTCCACTCTCTTACTTTGCCCAATGGGTGCCGGCAAATGCGCCGTTATCCGTTAACCATCAGGGACTTTCCGCTGCCTCTACCGTTTCATTTAATCTGGCAGATGGCTACTCGCTCTCAGAAGCGACGGCAGCCATTGAACGAACCATGACGGCTTTAGGGGTTCCCAATACGGTAAGAGGATCGTTTGCCGGTACGGCTCAGGTATTTCAGGAAATGTTGCAATCGCAGATTTTCCTGATTATTGCGGCTATCGTCACTGTCTATATTGTGTTGGGTGTGTTGTATGAAAGCTATATTCATCCACTGACCATTTTGTCTACTCTGCCTTCTGCCGGGGTTGGCGCTATACTGGCTTTAGAGCTGTTTGATACGCCATTTAGTCTGATAGCCCTGATCGGTGTGATGTTGTTAATTGGTTTGGTGAAGAAGAATGCCATCATGATGGTGGATTTTGCGCTCACCGCAGAAAGACAAGGTAACATGACGCCTCGTGAAGCCATATTTCAGGCCTGTTTACTGCGTTTCAGGCCAATAATGATGACCACTCTGGCGGCTATCTTTGGGGCCGTTCCACTGGTGCTGGGCAGCGGAGATGGTGCAGAGTTACGTCAGCCTCTGGGTATCACTATTGTTGGCGGACTGGTAATGAGCCAACTATTGACACTGTATACTACCCCGGTGATTTACCTCTACTTTGACCGTTTAAGGCTTTGGTATAAGAATCGTCGTTCGTCACCAACGTCAACGCTGGTCACCGGGACAAACAGTCACTGA